One window from the genome of Podospora pseudocomata strain CBS 415.72m chromosome 1 map unlocalized CBS415.72m_1.2, whole genome shotgun sequence encodes:
- the NAN1 gene encoding NET1-associated nuclear protein 1 (BUSCO:EOG09262E3Q; COG:S; EggNog:ENOG503NZTE): MPSKTDTNGDSASLKKRKREPKDDSAQAQQKKHRRKTEQEKADALNGEGANQTSHTDDTSLQPINGHSGLPGVSSQSQWKVQPPMGGRMLNIDPIFSPDEKFLIITYNTSIQVFSTESSLPIRRIPIPLTETDSENATTPAHIVATSLSKTQGAYIWVACSDGRIWNINWRLGTGSDTPFTITSSNLVDMSVDAIDLPNSKIDVLLVLQNTTPTSAQIVAHTRESLLEGKGEGLLLHSFDQSPQMLRFAASGRLIVAAAKTTLHIGYFKASKVASIDTLKFDFHSFDLPDIISCLDVHPVLKDKKLIRADVVVGCARGAIYLYNDVLSGIAERTLQPTKLHWHRRAVHSVKLSRDGNYLISGGAETVLVLWQIDAGRTETLPHLSATIENITISPRGASYAVHLDDNSTMVLSTAEMKPTMYVSGIQSLVLEETPSKESLVRRVWRSADEISAPVVATSNPRNPSQMFLCVGNGQQATQGAGTTVSAPLVQVFDLASFQGVSKHAIARTSSTEANITRDGQPIMEPTATSLSFSKDGKWLASIDEWQPPERDTAAFLTGSKTVAEAARQRKEIYLKFWEVHEDNSLELVTRVNEAHHTDLPQAIFDVASDPVFSRFATIGNDGVVRFWSTQYRIRDGLAVKGHDGEPLRSWHCSRAVTLPVREKQEDLVEETRKVFRSGAVAYSEDGSILFAAYRVSTEGLVVAIDTQTGTIRDVISGIIRGEVRSIQSMGSCLILLSEDIAVYDTVSDELLYSYKLKDTSLAAKRLTQLAVNHQSRTFALAAPIPHPRQDKLKKGARSELTVFSLDDQEPQLVQQFPHLITSVLAAPGSSGFVVVDSAAQIWAVTDAVEQPLILKPMDHMTMDDTVETQPVQDALVLQDEEVSDEEMEDVDPMEVDDNDHAAVVAQQHVVQAFNVAPTFALAPLDGSFSQLAAMWCAKPTSSE, from the exons ATGCCGTCAAAAACAGATACCAACGGCGACAGCGCCTCGTTGAAAAAGCGGAAACGTGAACCAAAAGACGACTCGGCACAAgcgcagcagaagaagcacCGTCGCAAAACAGAACAGGAGAAGGCAGATGCGTTGAACGGGGAAGGAGCCAACCAAACAAGCCACACAGACGACACAAGCCTTCAGCCGATAAATGGACATTCAGGCTTGCCAGGTGTATCGTCACAGTCACAGTGGAAGGTCCAACCCCCAATGGGCGGCCGGATGCTCAACATTGATCCCATCTTTTCCCCAGACGAGAA GTTTCTCATAATAACCTACAATACTTCGATCCAAGTATTTTCCACCGAAAGCTCCCTGCCGATCCGCCGTATCCCTATCCCATTGACAGAGACAGACAGCGAAAATGCGACCACGCCAGCCCATATCGTGGCCACATCGCTGTCCAAGACTCAGGGAGCCTACATTTGGGTTGCCTGCTCTGATGGCCGTATCTGGAACATCAATTGGAGATTAGGCACTGGATCTGACACCCCATTCACCATCACTTCCAGCAACCTTGTCGATATGTCTGTCGATGCGATTGACCTTCCCAATTCCAAAATCGATGTGCTTCTCGTCCTTCAGAACACTACTCCTACCTCTGCGCAAATCGTCGCCCATACGAGGGAGAGCCTGTtagaagggaaaggggaggggttgcttCTTCACAGTTTCGATCAAAGTCCTCAGATGCTTCGGTTCGCTGCTAGTGGGAGGCTGATTGTTGCCGCTGCGAAAACAACTTTGCACATTGGCTACTTCAAGGCGAGCAAGGTCGCTTCCATCGACACGCTAAAATTCGACTTCCACTCTTTCGACCTTCCCGATATCATCAGCTGTCTGGATGTTCATCCTGTATTGAAGGACAAGAAACTCATCAGAGCTGATGTGGTCGTCGGTTGCGCTCGGGGTGCCATCTACTTGTACAATGATGTATTGTCTGGAATTGCAGAGCGCACCTTGCAGCCTACGAAGCTCCATTGGCATCGGAGAGCTGTTCATAGCGTTAAGTTGTCTAGAGATG GAAACTATCTCATCTCTGGTGGCGCCGAAACTGTCTTGGTTCTTTGGCAGATTGATGCCGGTCGGACGGAAACTCTTCCTCATCTGTCAGCAACCATCGAAAACATCACCATTTCGCCGCGCGGTGCATCGTACGCCGTCCATCTCGACGACAATTCCACCATGGTTCTTTCGACTGCTGAGATGAAGCCGACCATGTATGTTTCTGGCATCCAGTCTCTTGTGCTAGAAGAGACGCCTTCGAAGGAATCCTTGGTTCGTCGTGTCTGGCGGTCAGCCGATGAAATCTCGGCTCCCGTGGTGGCCACATCCAATCCGCGCAACCCTTCTCAGATGTTCCTGTGTGTTGGAAATGGGCAGCAGGCTACACAGGGAGCCGGGACAACTGTATCCGCTCCTCTTGTTCAGGTCTTCGACCTTGCTTCATTTCAGGGTGTGTCTAAGCACGCGATTGCACGCACCAGCTCTACAGAGGCCAATATCACAAGGGATGGCCAGCCAATTATGGAGCCAACGGCCACAAGTCTCTCCTTTTCTAAAGACGGGAAGTGGTTGGCGTCGATCGATGAGTGGCAACCCCCTGAAAGGGACACGGCCGCTTTCTTGACTGGGTCCAAGACTGTTGCCGAGGCTGCTCGGCAAAGGAAGGAGATCTACCTCAAGTTCTGGGAGGTTCATGAGGATAACTCACTTGAGCTGGTTACCAGGGTCAATGAGGCGCATCACACCGATCTTCCTCAAGCTATCTTCGATGTTGCCAGCGACCCAGTTTTCTCCAGGTTTGCGACCATTGGAAACGATGGTGTGGTACGGTTCTGGTCTACACAGTACCGCATCCGAGACGGTCTTGCGGTCAAAGGACATGATGGGGAACCACTTCGCAGCTGGCACTGCTCTCGCGCTGTCACGCTCCCTGTGCGTGAAAAGCAAGAAGACCTGGTTGAGGAGACCAGAAAAGTGTTCCGCAGTGGCGCGGTCGCCTACTCTGAAGACGGGTCGATCCTCTTTGCTGCCTACCGGGTCTCTACCGagggtcttgttgttgccattGACACACAAACCGGTACGATTCGGGATGTTATCTCAGGTATCATCCGCGGAGAAGTCCGTAGCATCCAGAGTATGGGTTCGTGCTTGATCTTGCTATCCGAGGACATTGCCGTTTACGACACGGTGTCAGACGAGCTGCTGTACAGCTACAAGCTCAAGGATACTTCTCTCGCCGCCAAACGCCTTACCCAACTGGCCGTCAACCACCAGTCACGGACGTTCGCCCTGGCAGCACCTATCCCACACCCTCGGCAGGACAAGCTGAAGAAGGGCGCCAGATCTGAGCTGACGGTTTTCTCACTTGATGACCAGGAACCACAACTGGTGCAACAATTCCCTCATCTCATCACATCTGTATTGGCTGCTCCGGGGTCATCTGGTTTCGTGGTGGTTGATTCCGCGGCTCAGATCTGGGCTGTGACCGACGCTGTCGAGCAGCCACTGATCCTCAAGCCTATGGACCACATGACCATGGATGACACAGTTGAGACGCAACCTGTGCAGGATGCGTTGGTCTTGCAGGACGAAGAAGTCAGCgatgaagagatggaggatgtggatccgatggaggtggatgacAACGATCATGCAGCTGTTGTAGCCCAACAGCACGTGGTCCAAGCCTTCAACGTCGCGCCCACATTCGCGCTCGCCCCTCTTGACGGCAGCTTCTCCCAACTGGCGGCGATGTGGTGCGCGAAGCCCACCTCCTCGGAGTGA
- the RPB10 gene encoding DNA-directed RNA polymerase II subunit L (COG:K; EggNog:ENOG503P6YC): MIIPVRCFSCGKVVGDLWEKFVVLIEDRGLADGEALDELGCKRYCCRRMVMTHVDLIEKLLKYTPDGRNSKKLSMANPGHME, encoded by the exons ATGATTATTCCGGTTCGCTGCTTCTCATGTGGCAAGGTCGTGGGTGACCTTTGGGAAAAGTTCGTTGTCTTGATCGAGGACAGAGGGCTCGCTGATGGAGAGGCCCTTGATGAGCTCGGCTGCAAGCGCTACTGCTGCCGTCGCATGGTCATGACCCACGTTGACTTGATCGAGAAGCTTCTGAA GTACACTCCCGATGGccgcaacagcaagaagCTCAGCATGGCCAACCCTGGTCACATGGAATAA